TGACGGCGAGATAAATTTTCTCGATTTTACCTTCTGGATCGATCACAAAGGTATTGCGGAAGATACCCATATACTCTTTTCCCATCATTTGTTTTTTGCCATAGCTCTCGTAGGCTGTGGCAACTTGAGCATCGACATCACAAAGCAACGGGAAAGGTAAGTCAAACTTCTCTGTAAACTTTTGGTGGGACTTAGCATCATCGGTGCTAACACCAAAAATCAAGGTGTTTTTTGCTTGAAACTGAGCGTAGTTATCGCGAAAACCACAAGCTTCCTTGGTGCATCCAGGGGTGTTATCACGGGGATAAAAATATAGAACAACCCGCTTACCTTTGAGACTAGAAAGGGTCACAATATTGCCGTGGGTATCAGCCACGCTAAAATCTGGGGCGCGATCGCCAACATTCAAAGCCATAGATATTCTTTATAATTTGTATCCAAAACATATTATGAAGCACGACAGCCTCTGAGGAATTCCCAACTTTTGCAACCATAGCGAGACAAGGGGCTTAAGCCCCTTGTTCTTTAAGTAGCTAGGTATAATCAATTACAAGCCAAACCCGTAAAGTTGCGCCCCGCAGGGGCGCAACTTTACGGGTTTGGTAATTTGTTTTGCACAGGTACTTAAAAGTAGCCATTTTTACTGGGTTTGCAAAAACTGTGCTTTGTGTAATGATCTTTGGGAGTTAAACGCAAATGCAACTTTTTGCACAAAACCTGTGAATCCTTGGATCAGTTTGTTGCAGCAGCATCGCATTATCGCCGTTATTCGTGCAGATAATGTTGTGACTGCACGGGAAATGGCCCTTGCCGCCGCCG
This genomic stretch from Pseudanabaena galeata CCNP1313 harbors:
- the bcp gene encoding thioredoxin-dependent thiol peroxidase gives rise to the protein MALNVGDRAPDFSVADTHGNIVTLSSLKGKRVVLYFYPRDNTPGCTKEACGFRDNYAQFQAKNTLIFGVSTDDAKSHQKFTEKFDLPFPLLCDVDAQVATAYESYGKKQMMGKEYMGIFRNTFVIDPEGKIEKIYLAVKAEPHPAQVLADI